A stretch of Imperialibacter roseus DNA encodes these proteins:
- a CDS encoding glycosyltransferase family 2 protein — protein sequence MPRRVMNERKVSVAMATFNGGAFLAEQINSIVNQSLPPSEIVVCDDLSQDNSAEILKSYESSGYLRYLPNELRLGIIENFKKAVSLTDAQNYIAFSDQDDIWMPHKLETLLHRMSEIDDGITPALIYSDLAVIDRKGKVIRESFWNELGQDTYVHSFETLLYGNFVTGCSMLINPPMRKLFLEMPSNAPMHDYWIALIGYSFGIVSRIDLPLVKYRKHESNAAFSASHRKKTAFKRRLQNLKFLVTGDQDYLKSETAIASLFLEKFKPVLSEKHRTMLLRLSQLRNRSFLKKKVSFHLALRGRWRKEK from the coding sequence ATGCCTCGAAGGGTTATGAATGAAAGAAAAGTTTCTGTGGCTATGGCGACATTTAACGGCGGTGCATTTCTGGCCGAACAGATTAACTCGATAGTCAACCAAAGCCTTCCTCCGTCAGAAATTGTCGTCTGTGACGACTTATCCCAGGATAACTCTGCAGAAATTCTTAAGAGTTACGAATCGTCAGGTTACCTGCGCTACCTTCCCAACGAATTGCGGCTTGGCATTATTGAGAACTTCAAAAAAGCCGTTTCACTAACTGATGCTCAAAACTACATCGCATTTTCGGATCAGGATGACATTTGGATGCCGCACAAGCTGGAGACGTTGTTGCATCGCATGAGCGAAATAGACGATGGAATCACTCCAGCCTTGATATATTCAGACTTGGCGGTCATTGACAGAAAAGGCAAAGTGATTAGAGAATCGTTTTGGAACGAACTTGGACAGGATACTTACGTCCACAGTTTCGAAACGCTACTCTACGGAAACTTTGTTACGGGATGTAGCATGTTAATAAATCCGCCAATGCGAAAACTATTTCTCGAAATGCCCTCCAACGCACCAATGCATGATTATTGGATAGCACTGATCGGGTATAGCTTTGGTATTGTATCCAGAATCGACCTGCCACTTGTAAAGTATAGAAAGCATGAAAGTAATGCGGCCTTTTCAGCGTCTCATCGAAAAAAAACTGCTTTCAAGCGGCGACTCCAAAACCTAAAATTTCTAGTAACCGGGGATCAAGACTACCTAAAGAGTGAGACTGCAATAGCTTCGCTTTTTTTAGAGAAGTTCAAGCCAGTGCTGTCAGAAAAACATCGCACTATGTTACTCCGCCTTTCACAATTGAGGAACCGATCCTTCTTGAAAAAGAAAGTCTCATTTCATTTGGCCCTGCGTGGACGATGGAGAAAGGAGAAGTAG